The following coding sequences lie in one Populus trichocarpa isolate Nisqually-1 chromosome 14, P.trichocarpa_v4.1, whole genome shotgun sequence genomic window:
- the LOC7456034 gene encoding homeobox-DDT domain protein RLT3, with amino-acid sequence MKRKSPLQLQALLKFYAEDKYPSQRAMEDLAVVSNLTFKQVRGWFIEKRRSEKSKNELIEPPRLTKKLSVFKGRKGAAVASDARKMLKQLELSASSTDKSNKPSSSKYKHAPSEVQGRIGKRKKKLVLVQDLLTSDYILGKIFRKDGPPLGLEFDSLPTRAFHGCEDSRNSHPAHQENQRANKRGKVSMCAAFDDQNCNESAPVKKHGMGKGLMTVWRVTNPDGGDFPTGIHCGGSQITVTPQISTPVPRKQPLQKKKRRPPVSSLVKQRMLQKELQEKRKPSVKRREVESKRDEIQKQSFREKCELALERLMNQERLNQFAMLVDDEELELRELRAGPNPLTCTEHFAANRLFGCSLCKDLLVKFPPNSVKLKQPFAMQPWDSSPEAVKKLFKVFHFLYTYSVTVDICPFTLDELAQAFHDKDSFLLGKIHVALLKLLLSDVETEISSGLLPHLSISCKFLALLHSVEDQEFVVEFWKNSLNPLTWTEILCQVLIAAGFGSKQGGFRREVLSKEMSLMVKYGLHPGTLKGELFQLLSVQGNNGLKVSDLAKSSQIVELNLAGTTDELELLICSTLSSDITLFEKISSSTFRLRINTLAKEASGFQSDTEDSGIVHEDFHDNGASSSSNSDCDSENSSPRNLKLIDYPKRKNKMLTFENEIDESRPGEVWLLGLMEGEYSDLSIEEKLNGLVALIDLVSAGSSIRLEDLAKPTVESVPNIYHHCSGAKIKRSSSTKDNVPRPSWVHAGQINVTKEAYTSSKFFPVDSSVLFSKFDGKDKLSGKEKETEGMGLEINLHPMQSIFLGSDRRYNRYWLFLGPCNSYDPGHKRVYFESSEDGHWEVIDTEEALRALLSVLDDRGRREALLIESLEKREAFLCQEMSSKMVNDSGVGYFTQSDQSELETVREDSSSPVSDVDNNLTLTDIANDSLPPMSAIVLETGKKGKEENQKWNRLRQFDTWIWNCFYCDLNAVKRSKRSYLESLRRCETCHDLYWRDEKHCKICHTTFELDFDLEERYAIHSATCRQKEDNVMCPKHKVLSSKLQSLKAAVYAIETVMPEDALVGAWTKSAHRLWVRRLRRTSSLAELLQVVADFVAAINEDWLCQCNLAQGSSTYMEEIITCFPTMPQTSSALALWLMKLDELISPYLEKI; translated from the exons ATGAAGAGGAAATCGCCACTCCAGCTTCAAGCCCTTCTGAAATTCTATGCAG AGGATAAGTATCCTTCGCAAAGGGCCATGGAAGACCTTGCTGTGGTCTCGAACTTGACATTCAAGCAGGTTCGCGGATGGTTTATCGAGAAAAGGAGGAgtgaaaaaagcaaaaatgaaTTGATTGAACCACCACGTTTGACCAAGAAACTGTCAGTTTTCAAAGGAAGAAAGGGAGCTGCAGTTGCTTCTGATGCTAGAAAAATGCTTAAACAGTTGGAGCTGTCCGCTAGTTCTACAGATAAGTCGAACAAACCTTCATCTTCAAAGTACAAACATGCACCTTCAGAGGTTCAGGGTAGGATAGgcaagaggaagaagaagttgGTGCTCGTTCAGGATTTGCTGACTTCTGATTATATTCTGGGGAAGATATTTCGCAAAGATGGTCCTCCCCTTGGTTTGGAGTTCGATTCTCTTCCTACTAGAGCATTTCATGGTTGTGAAG ATTCCAGAAATTCTCATCCTGCTCACCAAGAGAACCAAAGAGCAAACAAAAGGGGAAAG gTATCCATGTGTGCTGCTTTTGATGATCAAAATTGCAACGAGAGTGCTCCAGTGAAGAAACATGGTATGGGGAAGGGTTTGATGACAGTATGGCGAGTAACAAATCCTGATGGTGGAGATTTTCCCACTGGCATTCATTGTGGTGGCTCTCAAATAACTGTTACACCTCAAATATCAACTCCCGTGCCACGGAAGCAGCCTCTTCAAAAAAAGAAGCGAAGACCGCCAGTGTCTTCTCTAGTT AAACAGAGAATGCTGCAAAAAGAATTACAGGAGAAGAGGAAGCCTTCTGTTAAAAGGAGGGAG GTGGAATCTAAAAGAGATGAGATCCAGAAGCAGTCCTTCAGGGAAAAATGTGAACTCGCTCTGGAAAGGTTAATGAATCAGGAACGCCTTAATCAATTTGCTATGCTAGTGGATGATGAAGAGCTAGAGCTGAGAGAGTTACGAGCTGGACCAAATCCACTAACATGTACGGAACACTTTGCGGCAAACAGACTCTTTGGCTGTTCCCTTTGTAAAG ATTTGCTGGTGAAATTTCCTCCAAATTCTGTGAAGTTGAAGCAACCATTTGCTATGCAGCCTTGGGATTCTTCTCCAGAGGCTGTCAAGAAACTATTTAAG gtctttcattttctttacacCTATTCTGTTACAGTTGATATATGCCCATTCACTCTTGATGAGCTGGCTCAAGCATTCCATGATAAG GATTCctttttacttggaaaaatTCATGTGGCCCTTCTGAAGCTTCTTTTATCTGATGTCGAAACAGAGATCAGTAGTGGACTCCTCCCTCATTTGAGCATATCTTGCAAGTTTCTCGCACTCCTTCACTCA GTTGAAGATCAAGAATTTGTTGTGGAGTTCTGGAAAAATTCTCTCAACCCTCTAACATGGACTGAAATACTGTGTCAAGTTTTGATTGCAGCTGGTTTTGGTTCAAAGCAAGGTGGATTTCGTAGGGAAGTCCTCAGCAAG gagATGAGCCTTATGGTGAAGTATGGCCTACATCCTGGAACTCTTAAAGGTGAACTATTTCAACTTCTGTCAGTTCAAGGAAATAATGGATTGAAAGTTTCTGACCTGGCCAAGTCTTCTCAA aTTGTGGAATTAAATCTTGCTGGCACAACTGATGAGCTGGAGCTTTTGATCTGCTCAACTCTTTCAAGCGATATCActttatttgaaaagatttcATCATCTACTTTTCGTTTGCGAATCAATACTCTTGCAAAGGAAGCCAGTGGTTTTCAATCAGATACCGAGGACTCCGGAATTGTTCACGAAGACTTCCATGATAATGGTGCATCTAGCAGCAGCAATTCTGATTGTGATTCAGAAAATTCTAGTCCAAGAAATCTTAAGCTTATTGACTatcccaaaagaaaaaacaagatgcttacatttgagaatgaaattgatgaGAGCCGTCCAGGAGAAGTGTGGTTGTTAGGACTAATGGAAGGTGAATATTCAGATCTAAGcattgaagaaaaattgaatGGATTAGTGGCATTGATTGATCTTGTCAGTGCTGGGTCCAGTATTAGATTGGAG GATCTAGCAAAACCTACCGTTGAATCTGTTCCTAACATATACCACCATTGTTCCggagcaaaaataaaaagatcatcATCAACGAAAGATAACGTGCCCAGGCCATCTTGGGTCCATGCTGGGCAAATAAATGTCACAAAAGAAGCGTACACATCATCCAAGTTTTTCCCTGTTGATTCTTCAGTGTTATTCTCAAAGTTTGATGGCAAGGATAAACTTTCTGGCAAAGAGAAAGAGACAGAAGGGATGGGACTTGAGATCAATTTGCACCCGATGCAATCCATCTTTTTAGGGTCTGATCGTAGGTACAATAGGTACTGGCTTTTCTTGGGCCCATGTAACTCATATGACCCCGGCCATAAGAGAGTCTATTTTGAATCTTCTGAAGATGGTCACTGGGAAGTGATTGATACTGAAGAG GCTTTGCGTGCCTTATTGTCAGTTTTAGACGACAGAGGAAGACGGGAGGCCCTCCTAATTGAATCTTTGGAGAAAAGGGAAGCTTTTCTCTGCCAAGAAATGTCAAGTAAGATGGTAAATGATTCTGGAGTTGGGTACTTCACACAATCAGACCAGTCTGAGCTGGAAACAGTTAGAGAAGACAGTTCTTCTCCAGTGTCTGATGTAGACAACAACCTAACCCTTACTGACATTGCAAATGATTCTTTGCCGCCAATGAGTGCAATAGTTCTTGAAACAGGAAAGAAGGGGAAAGAAGAAAACCAGAAATGGAACCGTCTCCGACAGTTTGATACCTGGATATGGAATTGCTTTTACTGTGATCTTAATGCAGTAAAACGAAGTAAAAGGTCATATCTTGAATCACTTAGAAGATGTGAAACTTGTCATGACTTGTACTGGAGAGATGAGAAGCATTGCAAGATCTGTCATACAACATTTGAGCTTGATTTTGATCTCGAGGAAAGATATGCCATCCATTCAGCTACTTGTAGACAGAAAGAGGACAATGTGATGTGTCCAAAGCATAAAGTTCTCTCATCAAAGTTGCAATCACTGAAAGCTGCAGTTTATGCAATTGAG ACCGTTATGCCGGAAGATGCCTTGGTGGGTGCCTGGACAAAATCTGCTCATAGGTTATGGGTCAGACGGCTTAGACGCACATCTTCTTTGGCCGAACTTTTGcag GTAGTTGCTGATTTTGTTGCTGCAATTAATGAGGATTGGTTGTGTCAATGCAATCTTGCTCAAGGTTCCAGTACTTACATGGAAGAAATCATCACATGCTTTCCTACTATGCCTCAAACATCATCTGCACTTGCACTTTGGTTGATGAAGTTGGATGAATTAATTTCTCCATATTTGGAAAAGATTTGA